The sequence ATCCAGGTTAGGTTAGTTACACTTacttcccattgaaataaatgtgacTTCAGTTAGCCATGACTAACGTCTTGCACTGATTTCAATGTGACTGTTTCAGCTAGGTTAGCTGGGGGCAGCTCTGCATAAGCGGGTTCCACTCCAGCCTCCCCTTCTGCAGACACAGGCCAGGACCACAGAGCAGGGCCTTTACCTGTTTGTTTTACCCAGGACATTCAATGGTGCAAGGTTCATTTCTCTCTGCTGCCCATCCCATGTGATTccctaggtcaggcttcctcaaactcagccctccagatgttttgagactacaattcccatcatccctgacctgacccctgtcctgctagctagggatcatggtagttgtaggccaaaaacatctggagggccgtgtttgaGGAAGCTTGCCCTAGGTTCTGAATTGTGCTGGGTAGTCAACCTCTGAGTAAGATGAACTCACATCTTCGATGATTCCATGCCATCTAGTTTCTGCCATGGCTTCCAGCCAGGAAAAACAGGTTACTGCCTCAACTATCTTTACCTCTTGCTTGGTCCACAGCCAACCTGCAGCAGCCTCCACACACTGCAGCCAGGCATCAATTCCTTTTTCTTCCTGCCTCCTCCTTTACAGCATCATCTTTCCCTGACTGAATTCTATATTTATAATCTTCACCTCTCATCTGCACCTCAATCCCCTCTTACCCCTCCTCTGTTGGATAGCCCTGTCCTCTGCCCCTGTCCCAGCCCCATTCTAGTGTAGTACCTTCAGATTCTCTTATTTACAGTCTGCAAGATGCTAAATGTGACTAACAGTCAAATCCAGTGCTCCCATTCTGCTTGCAAAATCGCTTTTGGTTGAATAGACGTATCTGATAACATAAGAGGGTTTTCAGCCCCCCCCAGCACCCTGAAAATGTGtttctgaggtttggggggccCTCCAGAACAGCATAGAAGAAAATATTAGTTAGCAACATCATCAGCAATCATCTTACAGTCATCCACAAGTATTTCCAAGTATGGCTATAATGAAATATACTCTATATTTCTATACATATAAGGCAGTTAGGGCAATCAGAGCAATGTAGAGAGTATGCTGAAGACAGGGTGTGGAATATGGAAGACCCACACTAACACAAGAGCCAACTCCTGGGGCcgtcccaataaaatatttgagggggccgccccccaagttgatgaacattgccattcaaatggcatgcttgcaccatgtcatgtgatcaattatgcaaggAAAGGTTTACTTGGGTCTCccattattttattcaagttggcacccctgcacccAAAAGTCCTCACACTCCAAATGTTCTCAGAGCTATGGCATGATATAAATGAGCCTCAACACTGGAAAAAGTACTCTAAGGCCCAATAAAACATCAGAGGACATGAGATTCTGAGCAGCAAGCTGGATCTGAGTCCAGCCTGCCAGCATCAGTACCATTTTGCCAGCCATGTCAAAAGATGTGTAGCACATGATACAAAGCTAATCAGGAATGGCATCATTCACAGACTGGTGAATGATGCAGGACTCACACCTTTTTAAGACTCACATACATAAAGCAAGCACATAAAGAACTCTCTCTAAGCAGCACCTCACTGCACGTGATCTCTTTGCATTCCTTTCCTTATATTGGAGTTAGGACACATGTAGTACAGCACGTCTCCCTCTTCTTATGCAGGCACTTTAGAATGTGTATTAGGCACTTCATAGAAACAATAGAAACAAAGCTGCTCTGCTTGTCTGAAGGTCTCTATATGCATCATCACCTGAACTAGGATCCATAGACACTATGGCTGTGATGGTAGATATGCCAGATCTACCATTGTCATATTCAGAACAGCTCTGCTGCTCGATGTTTAGAATGAACCTGCTGCTCAGCAGCCTTAACCTTAGACCATTTGCTCATTGCTTTTTTCTCAGTGGTCAAAGCTGGCCATTTACTCAGACcctctaaagcatgggtaggcaaactaaggcccacaatcgccttctaaatccggccttgcagatggtctgggaatcagcgtgtttttacatgagtagaatgtgtccttttatttaaaatgcatctctgggttatttgtggggcataggaattcgtccattccctcctctccccaaaaatatagtctggccccccacaaggtctgagggacagtggaccggccccctgctgaaaaagtttgctgaccctgcttTAAAGACTCCCAATGTAGAAAAATGGTTGCCAAACCCAACCCTTCCCCATCAGAGGAAGTTTAATCAAACACAAAAGTGGGGTGCCTGGAAGCCTTCCCTTTGCTGTTAGGACCCCACTGATCTTACTATATaatgaataaaattaataaattgaggtctagctgcctgcctgcctgtataTGTATATACTTCTTGCTTTGATTTATGTTTTCTGTGGTTCAAATGTTTAAAGGTTTCATATTTGTAATGTTTCACTCCTGATTAAGAGAATGTTCCATTTATACTGCCTATCCTCTTTTGCCACCCACTTTCAGTCTGTTCTTTATCCTAATTGTTATTTACTGCTACTCATGTCAATTCCTACTTGTAGGTTTATTTGGTTATTGtacctgaaatatacttggagccctgcagtgatttcatgctccttattgcagcttgtaaaacagtgattgattccccaccccaaaacctcaggcttttatatacattctttacacaatgagtcccggctgattggctgattctgcttccctcctggagcaggctaatcagttgttgcattctaggatcctacttgccgaGTTTAGTACATAACAATACCTTTTTAGATAATCTGTAAATGGTTCTGATTCCTCCCTCAGCTGTCTCTCCCTGGTCTCTAGTTTTTGTTGTTATGCCAATTCTATTTTGTTGTCATGATAACCAATTCAAAAGAGGCAAAAGaggatgatgttgttgttgtttaatcgtttagtcgtttccgactcttcgtgaccccctggaccagagcatgccaggcactcctgtcttccactgcctcccgcagtttggtcaaactcatgctggtagcttgaacactgtccaaccatctcgttctctgttgtccccttctccttgtgccctccatctttcccaacatcagagttttttctagggagtcttctcttctcatgaggtggccaaagtcttggagcctcagcttcaggatctgtccttccagtgagcactcagggctgatttccttaagaatggatgcgtttgatcttcttgcagtccatgggactctcaagagtctcctccagcaccataattcaaaagcatcaattctcaaGGGCAAATTTGGATTTTTCAAGAATGACACAAGACATAGGTTCTTGTGGAGATGCATTTCAGCCTTTTGAGGTGGGAAGAACTTTGGGACACCATGTTCCCCCAAATAGTAATTTTGGATGAAGAGATCTGATATAATCTAAACATAGTTGTACCTAGAAGCCATTCTGTGGGCGGCAAGTGGGGAAACAAATGTTCTTTGCCTTGTGAAGGCTGGCATCTGGGGATTCTCCTCGACCTGGCTTTGAACACTGATATCTAGATAATGGCCATGTCCAAAAGTGCCTTGGATGTCCCAGCTAAGCCTCTTCTAAGTAGATCTAGCCATGGTGATAAACACTTTAGTACTGGGAGGTTTTTAacgctgtaagccacccagagtggctggggaaacccagccagatggacggggtataaataacaaataacaaatttTATTACATCATGATCTATATATTAATTTCAGGGTCTTTGAAACTTGTCCAGAAACCCCAGTTGATTGACAGTCTCTTCACAGATTTGTCATCTGTTTtcatgcaggggtggggaacctatggccctccagatgttgtgggactgcaATCAGCCCCAGCAATCATGGCCAgtcatcaggaatgatgggagctatagccccccaaacatctggagaaccatagATCCCTCATCCCTGTTCTAAGTGATGCCGGGGAAATTATAAGCACACAATATAGTAGGTGGATTCTGAGCAAAACTGTGAGGGGAATAATGGCTGTGATCTTAGCAACAAAATATTGGAAACAAAATTATTGTTCTATGACAAGTTTATGAATAAAGAATtgtaacataaaaatacaagaagtGACCGAGAATCAAGTGTTATCAGTCTGGATAcctcagctggttagagtatggtgctgataatgccaaagttaCAGGTTTGATCTCTATATGGGACATCTGCATATACCTGCACTGCAGATGATCCTTAATTCTATGAATGTTTCAGTGTCTGTTAAAGACCTAACATTTTACAATTGGTCTACTGTAATCATCAACTGTAActgatttaaaaaaacatatgAAAACAAGAAGTATTGACCATCATTTATGAACCTTTATGTGTAATgggttctctttctttttcttcagcaGTTGTTGGAACCATTCACTCATTGGGAAAAACATTGCACACCGTAAAGCAATTATGGTGATTGCTTCCACACCACAGTGCTTCTCATAGAGTGGCCTAAAAGCGCAAGGGGTGGTAGAGAGAAAGAGCTGGTGAGCAACACATTAAGATTCTTTTTGTGCACATGTACATTCTCAAAAAAACACAGACTCTTGATAAAACCATTTGTACAATCATATCAAGTTTGCTTCTCTGAATCCTAAACTTTTGataaaagtaacacagtgctTATATGTAAACAGTTTATTGTATTTCTCCTTGTCAGCCAGTAATCACTCAGGGCTGGAAAGACACGTCATGGTCCACCCTAGATAACTGGTTCAAGAAATAGGTGGGTAGCTGTGTTGGactgacacagtcaaaattaataataataataataataataataataataataataataataataataataatatctgaagaagtgtgcatgcacacgaaagatacccagaacaaacatagttggtctttaaggtgccactggacaatttttaaatttttttatttggttCAAGAAAGTTATGTTCATCCCTATctcagagaaactgggagagatcatcaggggggttgggctgggtgttcgTCGGTACACAGATGaaacccagctctacctctcctttaaatcggaaccagtgaaggcagtgaaggtcctgtgtgagtgactGGAGGGAGAGGggacgggcaggtgtggaggactccctagtcctgaatggagtaactgtgcccctgaaggaccaggtgcgaccagtcattttggactctcagctgtccatggaggcacaggtcaattctgtgtccagggcagctgtctaccaactccatccgGTACcccggctgagaccctccctgcctacGCCCTGTCttgacagagtggtgcatgttctggttatctcctgcttggactactccaATGGGCTCTATGTGGGGTTACCTTGGAAGgagacttggaaactacaactaatccagaatggggCAACTGGTGACCGGGAGTGACCACTGCGACCATAtagcaccagtcctaaaggatcttcactgactCCCATTACGTTTCCAAGCGcaatttgaagtgttggtgcggacctttaaagctctaaatggccttggccctgtatacctgaaggagcatctccacccccatcacttagcctaggtcctcctccgagggtcttttggcggttccctcattgtgagaagcaaagttacagggaaccaggcagagggtagTTGCACccaccccgtggaacgccctcccatcagatgtcaaggaggtaaagaactacacaacttttagaagacatctgaaggcagctctgtatcaggaagttttaatttttttaccttttttgtatttttctggaagctatgcagagtggctggggaaacccagccagatgggcagtgtattattattattattagtattagtataagtattattatttaccTGCAATCTTCATGTCACGTCAGTCAATCAAATGTTTATAACAGTCAACAAGCCATTAACAGCAGGGTAGCTGTCTTGGGCCTCAGGTTATAGATGTGATGTAACACGTGTGTTACATCACCTCGGAACCTGACCTCCAGTGCCACCGGAAGTCAGGTTCCAAGAGTTCGAAAGACCTCTGAAAACATCTTCCAGGTCTTGCAAGACATGACTTCTGGTGATTTGCGAGGCACCGGAAGTTGTGGTTGGAGCCCTGTAGTGTGGGTGCCAAGCACCCACAACAAACTTTTTGTGAGTGCTTGGGCACCCAAAGCCCCTTATAGTTGGTGTCCTTGATTGCCAGGTAACACTAATTGCTACATTTCCATTCAGGAGTGGGGCTTCTGCCAGCTGAGATGGCCAAAGGCTAAGTCCTGCTGGGTTGCTAGGTCACACGCCTGTGCTGAATGAAATTTGAAATAGTGGTAAGTATCAGGCTCACCAGGATCCACAGCAAGACCCACAAGCTGCAATCCACAGCTTGTGGGATTAGGCACATAGCTAGCGGGTTGGGCAAGAACACAGGATGCAGTCCACAGTCTGGGCACACAGAGACAGTCAGAAGATTTGCTTCAGCTGCTCTTGCAGCCTCATACTGAGACATAGAATCGTAgcactgtagaattggaagggacccccaggccGGAACCTCATTGCAGAGCTCAGCTAAAGCCCAGGTTGATGCAGAAAACCCTCATTGTGAGGAGGCCCTACTCATGAGGAGTCCACCACTGCATCTGAGCACTTCTCTTGAGTAAGATAGTCTCAGCCTGCCTCTTGAACTACCATTGCTCCCAGGGACTCAGGGGTTGTTTTGTTTCCACTTCAGAGAggcatgaggcaaagtgaggagatcacctcaggcagcagggtcCACGAGGGAAGCAGATCCCAAGGTAAATCtttattttccccttttcttgatgtagatcttcacttaccCCTTCTTCAGAGCCAGGGAGGGGAGGGTCaatttgtggttcacctcaggtgccaatatATATTGGACTGGCCCTGACAGAGCAACCTCTCTGCAACTAGGAACCATCGCCAATCTCTTCCAAGAGTCCTGACACCTCCTCAACTGTTGCTTTGGGCTGTTCCTGAGTGCTGCCAGTTTCTGAGAGCTTGAGAGCATCTTTGGCCACATCCTCCTTGGAAGACGAGTTATATAATGTGGGCATGACAACCTACCTCACTCTTTTTTGGTACTCACCCTGTTTTGGTACTCAGCCTGTTTCAGCTCAGGGGGTGAAACCTTGGCTGAGGTTTCTGAATCAGGGTGGATGACTTACAGCAATGTATCTCCAGCTGAGCTGGGATGTGGGACTTCAGACAGCAGGACTTCAGGTACTTTTTAGCTCCTTggttttttcttattaaaacattCTTACATGCAGGGAAGCTGATGCAATTACTCACCATTCAGAGAACTGTTTTGAACTGACTATCTCCTTGTCTCCAATAACTTTCTTCACACACTCGGTGTCATCTTTAATATCCTCATCTAGGAACTCTGTGGAGGATGTTAATAAAAGCAAGTCAAGGAAGAACAAATCTTGGTCAAGGTAGACTTCCTGGATCTTTGATTCTGGAGGCAGTGTATATGTGGAATGTGAGCTTTTACCTTAACTCAAAGCAACCACCTTTACTCTTTCCAGTTAGCTTTCCATGTTTGAGGAACTGTTGGATGTGATAGGTTGTAATGCTCCATAGCAAATATGAATATAACTTTTTCGTGTTGCAATATATATGTTTAAGGGAGCAATTCTACATGTAAGAAGCTGATGTTAAGCAAGCTGGTGTAAAGTATCAGATCTAAACTCTAGGTAagtatagaattgtagggttggaagagaccacgagggtcatctagtccaaccacctgcaaaatcttttgcccaaagtggggctagAACCCAAAACCCTAGGATTAAGAGTCATGCTGAACCATCTCAATCAGGAGCAGGGCTACCGCTTGCTGAGccagcctaagcctggcagaggagAAAGAAGCCTTCAAAACAGACTTTAGAGTTACACTACATCACCCTTCCCGCCACCTTAACTAACACCAAGTTGCCAGGTCCCATGGTAGAGCTGAACAGGCTTAGGATTCAGCTAAAGTCCCCTCTGGTCCTGCCCCCACCACATCCCCAGAATGCCCCTTTTTCAGGGCTTACTCTGTCTTAAGATCTGCCAAATTTGGCTAAGCTGGCTGCATCGTGGCTGTGGAAAATATGCTGTAGTATCTCCAGCTGGGCCAAGGACAGGGAGCCCAGCTGCACTGGGAATTTCCCAGCTCTGCCAGAGATCCATTGGCTCCTAACTGTGCTCATCCTGGTGTATCTTATAGGATTGTTCCTCTAATAGCTGCTGCAAAAGCAACTGCAATTTTGCAAAGGATGATAAATATTTGAAGTAAGAAACTACTTTGAGCATCTATAAAAGATATGAATAAGCTTATTTGTTCTTTCCAAATATCTCTTCATAGTATTATGTTTCAGTGTTATGCTCAGGGGTATTATGATTTGTTGAAACATGTTCCAAATCTGTGATGAAGATAGAAGAACCTGAGCCTAAAACCTCCACTAGGCATCTTCAATTCAGTATCAGGTGCAACACTACCTTGTGGTTATTTAGTGTGCATAGCGTAAAAGCTTCCAGGTTGTCTCGGAGTCTAAGCCTTTGGCCCAAGCAAGCCTAGTATGTGGGCACAACAGTCACAAATGCCAAGTGAATCTGATTAACAATTCTCCCGTTTAAACTGGGAGTGAGACAGCATGTTCTCCCTCTAATTCATTTCCTGGTGCGTGCATGGATATGGCCAgtctataagaacataagacaagcctgctggatcaggccaatcttcacagtggccaaccagaggcctgtgggaaactcttAATCAAGTCCCCTTTAGGGAAAGTTCTTCATGCCAGGAAGAGCCACCCAGAGGTTTCTTGTTCCTGTCTGCCCAAATGGAGGAGGCTCTCTCAACACTGCAGAGAGATGCAGATGAAGAAGGGAAtgaaatcaggcatgtccaaagtccgtttcggaggcctaatccagcccgctggttggtttaatctggcccctgtggcagtttatttcctggggtaaaattgtaaaaaacctcaaaaactccaaccctaaaaaaagctcaacaacttcaaaggTTGGGGCCCTTCACATCATCAAAtctggctctctttgaaaaaatTCCCAGGGCATGGAAATCCCAGGGCATGGGAGGAACAGACTTCACTCACAGATCACCTTGATGCCTGGCTCCTGCTCCTGCATGCAATATGGGGGCAGACTGAGGCACTGGGTGCAAAAGCTTTTCGCCTGACGCAAACCCCCATGCTGCTATTcggaagcagaggttctcctatTAATTGGATTTTAATTGGTATAAAGTAAGGCATACACCAGAGGAGACGCCATCAAATGCAAGTTTTAAAGATAGACAAGTGAGGATGGATTATTGTATGGAGTAATATTGAGATTAAAAGAACAGCTGAAGCTGTGTGTGGTTTAAAGTGATGGAAGTGGGGGGAGTTCTATTGTTTGAATGGATCATCTTGTGAAATCAGAGCtgatccccacccacccctcaaaaacaatggaaaaagaaaagagaccaAGAGACCAAGAGGAGTTCAGATACAGCCTTAGAGGAAGGACATTGGCCAGAAAATGCAGTCATAAAGATGAAAGGAATTTGGTGGCTGTGGACAAACAGAGGCTTTAAGGATGGTGGTGAATCAAAAGGAAAGAGCTGCCAGACTACCTGCGGCTATGCTTGAAACAGGCTGAGGAGGAAATGGCAAAGCTTCAAGACTGATCAGCGGGAAGGAGTAGACTGCTGTAGACTGTTGTTTGTCTGGAGAAGCCAAGCATTGTGGGATGGAGCTAAACTGAGAAACCTCCAGAAACTCTGGGATTATAGCTCCACCCAAGAGCAGCAGATGAACCTCAAGGACGGGGCAGCAAACAAAGCCAAGGGTACGAACAGTTGGACATATTAGACTGGCACATGCTGActgaaaagaaaaaagtcagAGCTCCTCACTTGAAATTCTTTGAAAAGTTAAATAGCATAATAACAGGAACAGAAATCTTTAAGAATGCAGCTGCTATCTAAGTGATTATAATATCAATTGGAATGTAATTAGAAGATAATAAGAATATGAATCGCAGTAATATAATGCACTATGGAGCACGGCAAACCACTTTAATTAAattgagcttgtttggaggttctcgCAGAGGAgcacagctatcgtatacccttgaccgaagatcggtacactccttctatttgggatggtcgtcctcttccactgaGCGCGCAACTTCGGAAGGGAcacacatggagcggtgagggaggaaggggacacctgcctagccagccagatcagccgaatcaaccctggcgatcaatggggtgacagatgtcgcaacCAGATCgcctgtctgaattgtgcattgctttgtaacgatttgttgggtctctggactgtaataaaattgattgattgtttgtttgattgattgattgattaaatcgcattacataatttggaattaattggAATTAATTTGGAATCAAttggtatttgtataatttgaTTAATATAGGGAAACTAATAAAATAACatatgaaagaaaaaggaagagccACCCAGATGATAAAGGAGTCTGAAAGCCTTCCACACaaagagaggggaaggaaggatcATGGGGaactggaattaatggacctaacttagtcatattAATTAATTTCAACTggctgtgagtgtctggaggtggttggaggatggatggtggttaacagattgaggctgaatcctggcaAGTACTATTTTGAGAGG is a genomic window of Podarcis muralis chromosome 17, rPodMur119.hap1.1, whole genome shotgun sequence containing:
- the LOC144325962 gene encoding lysozyme C, milk isozyme-like isoform X2 translates to MDSSTWTGLHQFVCLATFASNLTTNYFTSEGDHPYYGLFRLNGAKWCSNGKQASKNKCSIACDKFLDEDIKDDTECVKKVIGDKEIVSSKQFSEWPLYEKHCGVEAITIIALRCAMFFPMSEWFQQLLKKKKENPLHIKVHK